The Niastella koreensis GR20-10 genome includes a window with the following:
- a CDS encoding O-succinylhomoserine sulfhydrylase has protein sequence MKNMHPISKAIRIQTDRTNEMEHSSPMFLTSSFCFDNAEDMRAAFADETDDNIYSRFSNPSVQEFIDRMVALEGAEAGFATASGMAAIFGSFMALLKSGDHLLSCNAIFGSTHTVITKYLPKFGIEYTYVPADKPDEWEKAIKPNTKMFYIETPTNPGLELVDLEAASAVAKKHNLILNVDNCFATPVNQRPIDFGADLVVHSATKWIDGQGRVLGGVIVGKKALIKDIYLFCRSTGPALSPFNAWVLSKSLETLDVRMERHGNNALQLAKALEGHPKIKYVKYPFLSSHPQHRIALKQMKNGGGIVCFELTGGLESGRKFLDSLKMLSLTANLGDTKSIASHPASTTHAKLTEGERQAVNITPGLIRISVGLEHVDDIINDIRQALEKC, from the coding sequence ATAAAGAACATGCATCCAATAAGCAAAGCAATACGCATACAAACCGACCGTACCAACGAAATGGAACATTCTTCCCCCATGTTCTTAACCAGCAGCTTCTGCTTCGATAATGCCGAAGATATGCGGGCTGCTTTTGCCGACGAAACGGATGATAATATTTACAGCCGTTTCAGCAATCCCTCGGTACAGGAATTTATAGATAGAATGGTGGCCCTGGAAGGCGCAGAGGCCGGTTTTGCTACGGCTTCGGGCATGGCTGCCATCTTTGGCTCGTTTATGGCCCTGTTAAAAAGCGGCGATCACCTGCTTAGCTGCAACGCCATTTTCGGCAGCACCCATACCGTAATTACCAAATACCTTCCCAAATTCGGGATTGAATATACCTATGTGCCGGCCGATAAACCGGACGAATGGGAAAAAGCCATCAAGCCCAATACCAAAATGTTTTATATAGAAACGCCTACCAATCCCGGGCTCGAGCTAGTTGACCTGGAAGCCGCTTCGGCAGTTGCCAAAAAACACAACCTGATTTTAAACGTCGACAATTGTTTTGCCACCCCGGTAAACCAGCGTCCTATCGACTTTGGCGCCGACCTGGTTGTGCATTCCGCCACCAAGTGGATCGATGGCCAGGGGCGTGTGCTCGGCGGTGTTATAGTGGGCAAAAAAGCCCTCATTAAAGATATTTACCTGTTTTGCCGCAGCACCGGGCCCGCCTTGTCACCCTTCAATGCCTGGGTACTCAGCAAAAGCCTCGAAACCCTCGATGTGCGCATGGAGCGTCATGGCAACAATGCCCTGCAGCTGGCCAAAGCCCTCGAAGGACATCCGAAGATCAAATATGTGAAGTATCCCTTCCTGTCCAGTCACCCCCAGCACCGCATTGCCCTAAAGCAAATGAAGAACGGCGGTGGGATTGTTTGTTTTGAACTGACTGGTGGTCTGGAAAGTGGCCGTAAGTTCCTGGATAGCCTGAAAATGTTATCGTTAACGGCTAACCTGGGCGATACCAAAAGTATTGCCTCGCACCCCGCCAGTACCACCCACGCCAAACTCACCGAAGGGGAGAGACAGGCCGTTAACATTACCCCGGGCCTCATTCGCATCTCTGTGGGCCTTGAGCATGTTGACGATATCATTAATGACATTCGTCAGGCGTTAGAGAAATGTTAA
- a CDS encoding OsmC family protein → MIKIELERVDGDYGFEAKDANGHTVRLDTSVEGGGTNFGVRPMQMLLMGLGGCSGIDIVSILKKQRQTIEGFSMKIEGEREAGKEPSIWKNVTIVFELTGNIDPDKAKRACELSMDKYCSVAETLRRAGGELKWEVRVNQLTIDNKQ, encoded by the coding sequence ATGATAAAAATTGAATTGGAAAGGGTCGATGGAGATTATGGATTTGAAGCGAAAGACGCTAATGGCCACACCGTGCGCCTGGATACCAGCGTTGAGGGTGGCGGCACCAATTTCGGCGTTCGCCCCATGCAAATGCTGCTGATGGGCCTGGGAGGCTGCAGCGGCATCGATATCGTGAGCATTCTCAAAAAACAGCGCCAGACCATCGAAGGGTTCAGCATGAAAATAGAAGGGGAGCGCGAAGCCGGCAAGGAACCCTCCATCTGGAAAAATGTGACCATCGTATTTGAACTTACCGGAAATATTGATCCCGACAAAGCCAAACGCGCCTGCGAGCTGTCGATGGATAAATATTGCTCTGTAGCCGAAACCCTGCGTCGCGCCGGTGGTGAGCTCAAATGGGAAGTACGGGTAAACCAATTGACAATAGACAATAAGCAATAG
- a CDS encoding TSUP family transporter, whose amino-acid sequence MATEQQLVEEQTGSPVSDRESNRLFPVFLKLEELRVLLVGGGKVGTEKLTAILGNSPAAVVTVVAITISDEVCRLASQHPQVVLQERPFNVHDLDNKDVVVIAVNDKEISSGVRNAAKEKGLLVNVADTPDQCDFYLSSIVQKGNLKIAISTNGKSPTMAKRLKEMLHQALPNEVDDVINNMHLIRNKLNGNFDHKVKELNNITKVLVEDKPQEKIFPGKKIALYAIGVLLIMLLGHVVFSFITLDQMVDFYHGIDPNFYWMCLTGFLAQIVAGSMGMGYGVMCTTVLLTLGISPPAISSSIHTAETFTSGVTAYSHYKYGNVNAKLAKSLVLPGVIGAVVGSLLLAKFGDDYAKYIRPVLAGYTLLLGIRILLNAFKKNKTVKQGNPNIPVLATIGGFIDAFGGGGWGPLMTGTMVKSGRTPRFAIGSVCVGKFFITLASAITFFASMGISHWPIIAGLFLGGIIAAPFSARLASKLPPKTMFVCVGIVVVLCSLKIITKIF is encoded by the coding sequence ATGGCAACAGAACAACAATTAGTGGAGGAACAAACCGGCAGCCCTGTCAGCGACAGGGAGTCCAACCGGTTATTCCCGGTTTTTTTGAAGCTGGAAGAATTAAGGGTATTGCTGGTAGGCGGTGGTAAAGTAGGCACGGAAAAATTAACCGCGATCCTCGGTAATTCTCCTGCTGCCGTAGTTACTGTTGTTGCTATTACAATTTCCGATGAAGTATGCAGGTTGGCCAGCCAGCATCCGCAGGTAGTGTTACAGGAAAGACCTTTCAATGTACACGACCTCGATAACAAAGATGTGGTGGTAATTGCGGTAAATGACAAAGAGATAAGTTCGGGCGTGCGCAATGCTGCCAAAGAAAAAGGTTTGCTGGTAAATGTGGCTGATACTCCCGACCAATGTGATTTTTATTTAAGTTCCATTGTTCAAAAGGGTAACCTGAAAATTGCCATTTCAACCAATGGCAAATCGCCAACCATGGCCAAGCGGTTAAAGGAAATGTTGCACCAGGCTTTACCAAATGAAGTAGACGACGTGATCAATAATATGCATTTGATCCGCAATAAGCTCAATGGTAATTTCGATCATAAAGTAAAAGAGCTGAATAATATTACCAAAGTGTTGGTGGAAGATAAGCCACAGGAGAAAATATTTCCGGGTAAAAAAATAGCGCTTTATGCCATAGGCGTACTGTTAATAATGTTGCTGGGGCATGTGGTTTTTTCTTTTATTACCCTGGACCAAATGGTAGATTTTTACCATGGCATCGATCCAAATTTTTACTGGATGTGTTTAACGGGGTTCCTGGCCCAGATAGTAGCCGGTTCTATGGGCATGGGATATGGAGTAATGTGTACCACCGTGCTGCTTACGCTGGGCATTAGTCCGCCAGCCATCAGCAGCAGTATACATACTGCAGAAACTTTTACCAGCGGTGTTACGGCATACAGCCATTATAAATACGGAAATGTTAATGCCAAGCTGGCGAAATCGCTGGTATTGCCCGGTGTTATTGGCGCCGTTGTGGGGTCGTTACTGCTGGCGAAATTTGGCGATGATTATGCAAAATACATCAGACCGGTGCTGGCGGGTTATACCTTGCTTTTAGGTATCAGGATCCTGCTGAATGCATTTAAAAAGAATAAAACGGTAAAACAAGGCAATCCTAATATCCCGGTGCTGGCAACCATTGGTGGTTTTATCGACGCTTTTGGCGGTGGTGGCTGGGGCCCGCTAATGACCGGTACCATGGTAAAAAGCGGTCGTACCCCCCGGTTTGCCATTGGCAGTGTGTGTGTAGGCAAATTCTTTATAACCCTGGCAAGCGCCATTACATTTTTTGCCTCTATGGGCATAAGTCACTGGCCTATAATAGCAGGTTTGTTTTTGGGTGGCATTATAGCTGCACCATTTTCTGCCCGGCTGGCCAGCAAGCTGCCGCCCAAAACCATGTTTGTGTGTGTAGGAATAGTGGTGGTATTGTGTAGTCTGAAAATTATAACCAAGATATTTTAG
- the metX gene encoding homoserine O-acetyltransferase MetX has product MKQFEYNRPFKLENGQELPSLTIAYHTYGTLNAEKNNVIWVCHALTANSDAADWWQGVVGTGCVINPETHFIVCANILGSCYGTTGPLSINPLTGKPWLHQFPLITIRDMVNAHILLRQQLGIDSIHLLMGGSMGGYQAMEWSILEKDVIKNLFLLATSPAESAWGIAIHATQRLAIEADCTWQQDTPEAGQKGLKAARAVGMLTYRNYGIMVQKQTDSDTEKLNDYKAASYINYQGDKLVKRFNAYSYWMLTKALDTHQIARGRGGDVETVLQSIQQRTLLIGISSDILCPLTEQIHMQEHLPNSTLVEIDSAYGHDGFMVEVQKIGKVLQEWLG; this is encoded by the coding sequence ATGAAGCAATTTGAATACAACAGACCTTTCAAACTCGAAAACGGGCAGGAACTGCCTTCATTAACCATTGCATATCATACTTATGGGACGTTAAATGCCGAAAAAAACAACGTAATATGGGTATGTCATGCACTGACCGCCAACTCCGATGCGGCCGACTGGTGGCAGGGAGTGGTGGGAACCGGCTGTGTAATTAACCCCGAAACGCACTTTATTGTTTGCGCCAACATCCTCGGAAGCTGCTACGGCACCACCGGCCCATTGAGTATCAATCCGTTAACCGGTAAGCCCTGGTTGCACCAGTTTCCGCTGATCACCATCCGCGACATGGTGAACGCCCATATTTTACTGCGGCAGCAGCTGGGTATTGACTCTATTCACCTGTTAATGGGTGGCAGCATGGGCGGTTACCAGGCCATGGAATGGAGCATTCTGGAAAAAGACGTGATTAAAAACCTGTTTTTGCTGGCTACCTCCCCTGCCGAGAGCGCCTGGGGAATCGCCATCCACGCCACCCAGCGGCTGGCCATTGAGGCCGACTGCACCTGGCAGCAGGATACCCCCGAAGCCGGCCAAAAAGGACTGAAGGCGGCCCGCGCCGTGGGCATGCTTACCTACCGCAATTACGGCATTATGGTGCAGAAACAAACCGATAGCGATACCGAGAAACTAAACGATTATAAAGCCGCCTCCTACATCAATTACCAGGGCGATAAACTGGTGAAACGTTTTAATGCCTACAGCTACTGGATGCTTACCAAGGCCCTGGATACCCACCAGATTGCCCGCGGCCGCGGTGGCGATGTGGAAACCGTGCTGCAAAGCATTCAACAACGCACCCTGCTTATAGGCATCAGCAGCGACATTCTTTGTCCGTTAACAGAACAAATTCATATGCAGGAACACCTGCCCAACAGTACGCTGGTTGAAATTGACAGTGCGTATGGGCATGACGGATTTATGGTAGAAGTGCAGAAGATTGGGAAGGTGCTGCAGGAGTGGTTGGGGTAG
- a CDS encoding fibronectin type III domain-containing protein, which translates to MKKSIIVFKTQHEMVTVIKRVIAKMKGNPAFPNPPAALAEMEKQLPELEDALVKAKSRDKEWVAIKNNRKAQILALLEEVAAYVTATSKDDRALILGSGFDDEAAQKKSGTPAIETLEVELGAIGEAITRVKNAKGGVAYLHQYATEAPGPNTVWTSEGSSTGVYTFKGLNSDKRYWFRVVVVGRKGLKAYSPVVSRSIQ; encoded by the coding sequence ATGAAAAAGAGCATAATTGTGTTTAAAACTCAACACGAAATGGTAACCGTTATAAAACGTGTTATAGCAAAAATGAAAGGCAATCCCGCATTCCCCAATCCACCGGCAGCTTTGGCAGAAATGGAAAAACAGCTTCCTGAATTGGAGGATGCATTGGTAAAAGCTAAAAGCCGCGATAAGGAATGGGTGGCAATTAAAAACAACAGGAAAGCCCAAATACTGGCATTGCTTGAAGAAGTAGCAGCTTATGTAACGGCTACCAGTAAAGACGACCGGGCGCTGATCTTAGGCAGTGGCTTTGACGATGAAGCTGCACAAAAGAAATCTGGCACACCTGCTATCGAAACCCTGGAGGTTGAACTGGGCGCCATTGGTGAAGCCATTACACGGGTTAAAAATGCAAAAGGTGGGGTAGCTTACTTACACCAATATGCCACGGAAGCTCCTGGCCCCAATACGGTGTGGACCAGTGAAGGCAGTTCTACCGGTGTTTATACGTTCAAGGGACTGAATTCCGATAAACGGTATTGGTTCCGGGTGGTTGTAGTTGGCCGCAAAGGGCTTAAGGCCTACTCACCTGTTGTTTCCAGATCGATACAGTAA
- a CDS encoding TonB-dependent receptor, translating into MRTAFLTNKLKTLPFRYGIALSLLLIGTMANAQTVALIEIAGQVINHEKNEPLSDVSVQIKGSVTGTITDHTGSFVLRTKQKLPFTLVFTSVGYEPKELEVKSLGSKLQVAMVTQTVLGNEVVVTASRVPESMLKSPVAIEKLDIRAIKETPAPNFYDALENVKGVQMTTSSLTFKVPNTRGFNIPNNFRFMQLVDGVDMQAATLGVPLGNAIGPTELDIQSVEITPGAASALYGMNAINGMANLLTKNPFNSQGLSFYHKTGINHVDGIDHSPAFLTESAIRYAKALFHNKFAFKVNVGYMQGIDWRSNTRLDQNPNNLKSANPGFPALNGENNTVFDGWNKYGDDALAGSNTSSVSGLTIDGKTNQTLRVARTGYWETDLVSPKVSNLKVDLAAHYRLTENAELSYSYRFGQMDGVFQRGNKIRLDNVKVQNHHLELKGSNYVVRAYVSLENTGDSYNVKPLADNLDLASGGSQTAWATKYKNALTEYAGNNGGLTSANLAAANAYARGKADAGRVEPGTPEFDALKNTIIKINNWDIKSSTIPDAPATGGAALIQKSRMYHTEAQWDLSKYTKVVDLLVGGDARIYEVIPDGNNFVDFSRPIADRNKPVMVDGKVPDSSNFGSNVYYKKFGGFAQVTKTFFDDKLKLFGSLRYDYNPEFDPKVTPRLAAVYTANQRHNFRFTYQQGYRFPALFEALSYVNNGRVKRVGSLSYIDQGLGYLENSYTQQSVVNFNAAVAAQGNSDAAALANRDLLQWANLPKARPEQITSFEVGYKSVLFNNTLVIDVDAYTNKYVGFLGQVQVFVPIGETVGSDAAVIAMLDRNRDATTASGGNAASKGQERYRVYTNAKNTYNNYGSALGVTWNFFKKFTAGGNLSFNQMKSNNTNDIFVTGFNTPKWSTNLSFGNREIAKNVGFNVVWRWQDAFLWESPLVTGKVSAYQTVDAQVTYRIPKAYTSIKAGGANLLNHRYIQYAGGPTIGGLYYVAITIDGLLK; encoded by the coding sequence ATGAGAACCGCATTTCTGACAAATAAGCTAAAAACCCTTCCATTTCGATATGGAATAGCATTGTCACTTCTGCTGATAGGCACAATGGCCAATGCACAAACGGTAGCCCTGATCGAAATAGCGGGGCAGGTAATCAATCACGAAAAGAATGAACCCTTATCAGATGTAAGTGTACAAATAAAAGGCTCGGTAACCGGAACTATTACCGACCATACCGGCAGCTTTGTGCTTCGCACTAAACAAAAATTACCCTTTACCCTCGTTTTTACTTCTGTTGGTTATGAGCCGAAGGAGCTGGAAGTAAAAAGCCTCGGCTCCAAATTACAGGTAGCCATGGTAACCCAAACTGTATTGGGAAATGAAGTGGTAGTAACAGCCAGCCGTGTACCGGAAAGTATGCTGAAGTCGCCGGTAGCTATTGAAAAACTGGATATCCGCGCCATAAAAGAAACTCCTGCGCCTAACTTCTACGATGCCCTGGAAAATGTAAAGGGTGTACAAATGACTACCTCCAGCTTAACCTTTAAAGTGCCCAATACGCGCGGCTTTAATATCCCTAACAACTTTCGCTTTATGCAGTTGGTTGATGGGGTAGATATGCAGGCAGCAACCCTGGGTGTTCCGCTCGGTAATGCCATTGGACCTACAGAGTTGGATATTCAAAGCGTGGAAATAACTCCTGGCGCTGCTTCTGCCTTATATGGTATGAATGCGATTAACGGGATGGCGAACCTGCTTACCAAAAATCCGTTTAATAGCCAGGGATTGAGCTTTTATCATAAAACAGGTATTAACCATGTGGATGGTATCGATCATTCGCCCGCGTTTTTGACCGAGTCAGCTATTAGATATGCAAAAGCATTGTTCCATAATAAATTTGCCTTCAAGGTAAACGTAGGGTATATGCAGGGGATAGACTGGCGTTCAAATACCCGCCTCGATCAAAATCCCAATAACCTCAAAAGCGCTAACCCTGGTTTCCCTGCACTCAATGGCGAGAACAATACTGTTTTCGATGGCTGGAATAAATATGGTGACGATGCATTGGCAGGTAGTAATACCTCCTCTGTCAGCGGTCTTACCATCGATGGAAAAACCAATCAAACCCTGCGTGTAGCACGTACCGGTTATTGGGAAACCGACCTGGTGAGCCCCAAAGTAAGTAACCTGAAAGTTGACCTGGCAGCACATTACCGCCTTACCGAAAATGCAGAGTTGTCTTATTCTTACCGTTTTGGACAAATGGATGGTGTATTTCAACGCGGAAACAAGATCCGGCTCGACAATGTAAAGGTGCAGAACCATCACCTGGAGTTGAAAGGAAGTAATTACGTGGTCCGTGCTTATGTGTCGTTGGAAAATACCGGTGACTCTTATAATGTAAAACCACTGGCCGATAACCTTGACCTGGCCAGCGGTGGTTCACAAACCGCCTGGGCTACCAAATATAAGAATGCGCTTACAGAATATGCCGGTAACAACGGCGGACTAACATCAGCTAACCTGGCAGCGGCCAATGCCTATGCGCGGGGTAAAGCAGATGCCGGACGCGTTGAACCAGGTACACCTGAGTTTGATGCATTGAAGAATACGATCATCAAGATCAATAACTGGGATATAAAATCAAGCACCATTCCCGATGCTCCGGCAACCGGGGGGGCTGCTTTGATCCAAAAAAGCCGCATGTACCACACCGAAGCACAGTGGGACCTCTCTAAATACACTAAAGTAGTTGACCTGCTGGTAGGTGGCGATGCACGTATTTATGAAGTGATCCCGGACGGAAATAACTTCGTTGATTTCAGCCGCCCCATTGCAGATAGAAACAAACCGGTAATGGTAGATGGTAAGGTGCCCGATAGCAGTAATTTCGGAAGCAATGTATATTATAAGAAATTCGGTGGCTTTGCCCAGGTTACCAAAACCTTCTTCGACGATAAATTAAAATTATTTGGATCATTACGCTACGATTACAATCCTGAGTTTGATCCTAAAGTAACTCCCCGGTTGGCAGCAGTATACACCGCCAATCAGCGACATAATTTCCGCTTCACATATCAGCAAGGTTACCGCTTTCCGGCCTTGTTTGAAGCATTGTCATACGTAAACAATGGCCGCGTAAAACGCGTGGGCAGCTTGTCCTACATTGACCAGGGATTGGGTTACCTGGAAAACAGTTATACCCAGCAGTCAGTAGTTAACTTTAATGCAGCCGTAGCAGCACAAGGCAATTCAGATGCTGCTGCCCTGGCCAACCGCGATCTGTTGCAATGGGCTAATTTGCCAAAAGCGCGTCCCGAACAGATCACTTCATTTGAAGTAGGTTATAAGAGTGTGTTGTTCAACAATACCCTCGTCATTGATGTGGATGCTTATACCAACAAATATGTTGGCTTCCTGGGACAGGTACAGGTATTTGTGCCAATTGGTGAAACAGTAGGTTCAGATGCAGCCGTGATCGCCATGCTCGATCGTAACCGCGACGCAACAACTGCCAGCGGTGGTAATGCAGCCAGCAAAGGACAGGAGCGTTACCGCGTATACACCAATGCAAAGAACACCTATAACAACTATGGATCTGCATTGGGTGTAACCTGGAACTTCTTTAAGAAATTTACTGCGGGTGGTAATTTGAGTTTCAACCAAATGAAATCAAACAACACCAACGACATCTTTGTAACAGGCTTCAATACCCCAAAATGGTCAACGAATCTGTCGTTTGGCAACCGAGAAATAGCCAAAAACGTTGGATTTAATGTAGTATGGCGTTGGCAGGATGCATTCCTGTGGGAGAGCCCGCTGGTAACCGGAAAAGTTTCTGCTTACCAAACAGTAGATGCACAGGTTACCTACCGCATACCTAAAGCCTATACCAGCATAAAAGCCGGTGGCGCCAATTTACTCAACCACCGTTATATTCAATATGCAGGTGGCCCAACCATCGGTGGCTTGTATTATGTGGCTATAACAATTGATGGGTTATTGAAATAA
- a CDS encoding NADPH-dependent assimilatory sulfite reductase hemoprotein subunit: protein MSTNDNKNLSSTEKIKMASDGLRGTLKESLRDEITGAIREDDTALVKFHGMYQQDDRDRREERSAKKLEWLYSYMLRLRLPGGFMTADQYIGLHNIAGDHSTGVIKVTTRQTIQLHGILKSHVKPTIQAFNTILLDSISACGDVNRNVACAAHPKFSPIHEEIFSYAAKISKLGLPKSRGYYEIWLDEKPLLDKKEKEAIEKDDLYQDRYLPRKFKVGIAIPPNNDVDVFTNDLGLIAIIENDKLIGFNIAAGGGLGATHGNAATYPRLASMLGFVRGEANTLKAVLEVITIQRDHGNRSDRKLSRLKYTIDKMGVEAFKEELEKRCGFKLEEPMPYTFTSRKDEYGWHKNHEGKWFYTVFIENGRIADEKVAIKTALLEVAKTGKANFRFTSNQGLILSDIAQKDKKAVEKILTDFGIIAHTDSAGAVRKNAIACVAFNTCSLALAEAQRYLPSLITKIEPILAKYGLENDEISMRMTGCPNGCGRPYAAEIGFIGTAYGRYNLHLGGDREGFRLNKKYKENIDEPAILKELDELFEKYSKNRNSGETFGDFAVREKLVTI from the coding sequence ATGAGTACAAACGATAATAAGAATCTGTCTTCTACCGAAAAAATAAAAATGGCCAGCGATGGCTTGCGGGGTACGTTAAAAGAAAGCCTGCGCGATGAAATAACCGGTGCTATCCGTGAGGATGATACGGCGTTGGTGAAATTCCATGGTATGTATCAGCAGGATGACCGCGACCGTCGCGAAGAGCGCAGCGCCAAAAAGCTGGAATGGCTGTATTCTTATATGCTTCGGTTGCGTTTGCCCGGTGGCTTTATGACCGCTGATCAATATATAGGATTACATAACATTGCCGGTGACCACTCAACCGGGGTTATTAAGGTCACTACCCGCCAAACCATACAGCTGCATGGTATCTTAAAATCGCATGTAAAGCCAACCATTCAGGCTTTCAACACCATATTGCTCGATTCGATTTCTGCCTGTGGCGATGTGAACCGCAATGTAGCTTGCGCGGCTCACCCCAAATTTTCACCTATACACGAAGAAATTTTCTCCTATGCAGCGAAAATAAGTAAACTGGGATTGCCCAAATCAAGAGGATATTATGAAATATGGCTCGATGAAAAGCCATTGCTCGATAAAAAGGAAAAAGAAGCAATAGAAAAAGACGATCTGTACCAGGACCGTTATCTGCCCCGTAAATTTAAAGTGGGTATCGCTATCCCGCCAAACAACGATGTGGATGTATTTACCAATGACCTGGGGTTGATTGCTATTATTGAAAATGACAAATTGATAGGTTTTAACATCGCTGCCGGCGGTGGCCTTGGTGCCACCCATGGTAACGCAGCTACATATCCGCGCCTGGCGTCGATGCTGGGTTTTGTAAGGGGCGAAGCCAATACTCTGAAAGCCGTGCTGGAAGTAATTACCATTCAGCGCGACCATGGTAACCGCAGTGATCGCAAGCTGAGCCGCCTGAAATACACCATCGACAAAATGGGGGTGGAAGCATTTAAGGAAGAACTGGAAAAACGTTGTGGGTTCAAACTCGAAGAGCCAATGCCATATACCTTTACCAGCAGAAAAGATGAGTACGGCTGGCACAAGAACCACGAAGGCAAATGGTTTTATACCGTATTTATTGAAAATGGCCGTATCGCCGACGAAAAGGTGGCGATAAAAACAGCCTTACTGGAGGTAGCAAAAACTGGTAAAGCCAATTTCCGTTTCACCAGTAACCAGGGTTTGATCCTCAGCGACATTGCACAGAAGGATAAGAAGGCTGTAGAAAAGATCCTGACCGATTTCGGAATTATTGCACATACAGACAGTGCAGGGGCGGTACGTAAAAATGCCATCGCGTGCGTAGCGTTCAATACCTGTTCGCTGGCGCTGGCCGAAGCACAACGCTACCTGCCATCGCTTATTACGAAAATTGAGCCTATCCTGGCTAAGTATGGCCTTGAGAATGACGAAATTTCCATGCGTATGACCGGTTGTCCCAATGGTTGCGGTCGGCCGTATGCTGCGGAGATCGGTTTTATAGGTACTGCCTATGGCCGTTATAATTTACATTTGGGTGGCGACCGCGAAGGTTTCCGTTTAAATAAAAAGTACAAAGAAAATATCGATGAGCCTGCAATTTTGAAGGAACTGGATGAGCTTTTTGAGAAATATAGCAAAAACAGGAATTCCGGTGAAACATTTGGGGATTTTGCAGTTCGCGAAAAGTTGGTAACGATTTAA
- a CDS encoding MFS transporter: MRPNSTTHRLTEFLGLKRSIVSLFCLTILMLTGEKLWDRFLPKYLEGIGATTLIIGALGFLQNILSAFWSLPGGYLADRLGHRKSFLLFNCMAIAGYLVAIFFTNWIAVFIGMIFFSAWSAISLPASMSLIGKSLGNSKTAMGISMHAIIRRIPMAVGPIVGGMLITTYGLINGIRTAFMISLVFCLLGMVLQLMVKDIAATAYQPIHPLALWKQMDFRLKNLLVSDILIRFCEQIPYVFVVIWCLDVIKVSPQQFGWLTAIEMITAALIYIPVASFSDRTERKPFVVITFFFFTIFPVVLFFSKSFVALIIAFIIRGLKEFGEPTRKAIILDLCPAAAKARGYGLYYFVRDFIVSFAAFLGGFIWKIGPAFNLFTAAAFGIAGTLIFMLYGKGTDVKK, encoded by the coding sequence ATGCGCCCCAATTCAACCACACACCGGTTGACCGAATTCCTTGGTTTAAAGAGAAGTATTGTATCGCTCTTTTGCCTTACTATTTTGATGCTTACCGGGGAAAAGTTGTGGGACCGGTTCCTGCCCAAATACCTCGAAGGAATTGGGGCAACCACCCTCATCATTGGTGCACTTGGTTTCCTGCAAAATATCCTCAGTGCATTCTGGTCTTTACCGGGTGGCTATCTCGCCGATAGGTTAGGGCACAGAAAATCCTTCCTGCTTTTTAATTGTATGGCAATAGCCGGTTACCTGGTTGCCATCTTCTTTACCAATTGGATAGCGGTGTTTATTGGAATGATCTTCTTTTCAGCATGGAGTGCTATCTCCTTGCCCGCAAGCATGTCGCTTATTGGCAAATCATTGGGGAATTCCAAAACGGCCATGGGCATTTCCATGCATGCCATCATAAGGCGTATACCAATGGCTGTGGGGCCAATAGTGGGAGGAATGTTGATCACCACCTATGGATTGATAAATGGAATAAGAACAGCGTTTATGATCTCGCTTGTTTTCTGTTTGCTGGGGATGGTGTTGCAGTTAATGGTTAAGGATATCGCAGCTACAGCTTATCAGCCAATTCATCCGCTGGCGTTATGGAAACAAATGGATTTCCGGTTAAAGAACCTGTTGGTCTCCGATATCCTGATCCGCTTTTGCGAACAGATCCCTTATGTATTTGTGGTGATCTGGTGTTTGGATGTAATAAAAGTTTCGCCCCAACAATTTGGATGGCTCACCGCCATTGAAATGATAACGGCGGCATTGATCTATATCCCGGTTGCCAGTTTTTCAGATCGCACCGAGCGCAAGCCTTTTGTAGTGATCACGTTTTTCTTTTTTACCATTTTCCCGGTGGTGCTGTTCTTTAGTAAGAGTTTCGTGGCGCTTATCATTGCCTTTATAATTCGTGGGCTGAAAGAGTTTGGCGAACCAACCCGCAAGGCGATCATTCTTGATCTATGTCCGGCAGCGGCAAAGGCGCGTGGGTATGGATTGTATTATTTTGTACGGGATTTTATCGTTTCATTTGCCGCCTTCCTGGGTGGCTTTATCTGGAAGATAGGCCCTGCTTTTAATCTCTTTACTGCCGCGGCGTTTGGCATAGCAGGAACGTTGATCTTTATGTTGTATGGGAAAGGCACTGATGTTAAAAAGTAA